ACTGCATGAGAATCATGTCGTTTCACCTCGATAAATCAAGTGTATATCATCGGTGAGCCTGCTAGCAACAGAAGCCCTCGCGAGATTGTGAAAACTTTAACGACTTCCCTGTGATTTTTTGTTAAAATGAAACTAGTGTTGCCGCCTGCGGCATGACCAATCACATAAAAGGGGTAGTTGGAGATGGCGGAATTCAGTCATTTTAATGAGCAGGGCCGGGCACGGATGGTCGATATATCAGAGAAAAACGATACGGTCCGGACGGCTGTTGCGAGAACGAGTGTGGAAGTGAAGGAAGAAATATACGAGAAGATTACCAACCAGACAATGGCCAAAGGGGACGTGCTCGCGGTCGCCCAAGTCGCCGGAATCATGGCAGCGAAGAAAACGTCGGATTGGATTCCGATGTGTCATCCGCTTTCCTTGAAGGGAATCGATGTATTCTTCGATTGGGAAACAGGGGAAACGAAAAAGCTGCTGATCGAGGTTTCCGTGAAGACGAAGGGAAGCACCGGGGTAGAAATGGAAGCGCTAACGGCCGCTTCTGCCACAGCATTGACGGTTTATGATATGTGTAAAGCAGTAGATAAAGGCATGGTCATCGGTCCGACTTACCTTGCAGAGAAAACCGGAGGGAAGAACGGAGATTACCGAAGAAATGACGAGTAAAGGAGCAGAGAGACGACAATGGATATAGAACAAGCGAAAATCCCTCAGGCGACAGCGAAGCGGCTTCCGTTATATTACCGTTTCCTGAACAACCTGCACAGCCAGGGGAAACTGCGGGTGTCATCGAAAGAATTGAGTGAGGCAGTCAAAGTCGATTCCGCAACCATCCGCCGTGATTTCTCCTATTTCGGAGCCCTCGGGAAGAAAGGTTATGGTTACAATGTCGAGTACCTGCTTTCCTTCTTTCGGAAGACGCTGGATCAGGACGAGACGACACGTGTCGCGCTGATTGGTGTCGGGAACCTGGGAACGGCTTTCCTTAATTACAATTTCACGAAGAACAATAATACAAAGATCGAGATTGCCTTCGATGCGAGTGAGAATCGGATCGGGAGTGAAGTCGGCGGGGTGGAGGTCCATCACATCGATGATCTGGAGAAGAAGATCGGCGATTTGAAGGTCGCGATTCTGACGGTTCCTGCCTCAGAGGCGCAGGCGATCACCGACCGTCTCGTCGAGGGCGGAATATCGGGTATCCTGAACTTCACGCCGGCTCGAATCAACGTGCCGTCTGATGTGAGGGTGCATCATATCGATCTTGCGATTGAGCTTCAAGCGCTCGTATACTTTTTGAAGCATTATCCGTTGGATGGAAAAATAGAGGATTGAAAAAAAAGATGCCGGCTCCGGCATCTTTTTTTGTTATTCTTATTCGGTTTCTTCTTTCCATTTCTTATCGATCAGCATTTTACCCGGCCACGTGTAGGCCATGATGCCGCCATCGACGGTGATGTCCTCTCCGGTTACATAGGAGCTGTCGTCACTGGCGAGGAACAGGGCGACGGATGCGATTTCGTCCGGGCTTCCGAGTCGGCCGAGTGGAGTGATCCACTTGTTGGCATCGCGGAATTCCTGTCCTTCCTTATCTTCCTTCGAACCGGCAAGGCCGTCTACAAGCGGTGTCTCAATCGTACCGGGAGCGATGGAGTTGACGCGGATGCCGTCACGGGCGTAGTCGATCGCCATCGCACGGGTGAAGTTCGTGATTCCGCCTTTCGCCGCGTTATAGCCGGAGCGGTCGAGGTCGGCAGCTCTTCCGGACATGGAAGATGTGTTGATGATCGATCCGCCGTTATCCATCATTAATGGAAGCAGGTATTTGCTCGTCAGGAACGTTCCGCGCAGATCGACGGCGATGATCCGGTCGAAGAGATCGACCGGATATTCGTGCACTTTGCCGCCTTCTTCGTCGATCCCTGCGTTGTTGAACAGGACATCGATGTTGCCATATGTCTTCTTCAGGTAATCAGCAAATGCCGAAACGCTGTCCTCTTTCGATACGTCGAGCGTGTACGTCTCCGCCTCGCCGCCTTCGTTATGAATTTCATCCACTGTCTTCTTCACGGCATCGACATTGATGTCGGCACAGACCACCGTCGCGCCTTCCTTTGCGAATAATTTCACGGTTGCCGCTCCGATTCCTGTCGCAGAACCGGTCACGACAGCTACTTTGTTATCTAAACGTCCCATAAATGGTTCGCCTCCTTGTGTGATTCTTCTTTGTTATACCCACCTTGAAAAACGTTATAAACATAGGCGGGAGAAGGGAAGCGATTACAAAAAAAAAAGATTCCGCTCTCGTAAATCGGTCGAGCGGCGATTAGAGTTGCAGGATGGTGGTATAGTAACTAGGTAATTAAGGAGGTAAGGTACGATGAAACGATTACCTAATAAGTGGCTCGTCGTCGTGTCTGTCCTGTTCGGAACCTTCACCGTCATTCTGAACAACAGCATGCTGAATCCGATTCTGCCACGTTTTATAGAAATATTCGATTCCAATGCCGTCTCTGTCGGGTGGATTTTGACGATCTTCATGGTCGCGATGGGGATGACGATGCCGTTGACCGGCTACTTCGGCGACCGGTTCGGGAAGAAAAAGGTGTACCTGTCCGGGCTCTGTCTCTTCCTTGTCGGCTCACTGTGCGGCTTCTTCTCCTCGACGCTCTCGATGGTGATCGTCTCCCGGGCCATCCAGGGCATAGCCGGTGGTCTGATGCTGCCGATCGCCATGGCGCTCATCTTCCAGTCCTTTCCCCGGCACGAACGGGGCCTTGCTGTCGGCGTGTACGGCATCGCCGCTATGGTCGCCCCCGCAATCGGACCGACGATCGGCGGGTTTCTCATCCAATACGTCGACTGGCCGTGGCTCTTCGCCTTGAACATTCCGTTCGGCCTGACGGGACTCGTCCTCTCTTCGAAATACCTGGAGCGGACGGAAACCCATCCCGAAAAGAAATTCGACCTTGTCGGATTTCTTATTGTATCGCTCGGCATCGGCGGTCTGCTGTTTGCACTCGGAAGAGGGAGGACGCTGGATCACCTGCTGGACCCGATCAACATCGTCCTTATCGTCGTCGGACTCGCAGCCGTCGTGCTGTTCGTTTTCTACGAGAACCGACAGGACGATCCGCTGTTGAACCTGTCGGTGTTCCGGGTCCCGACTTATGCGGCATCGATTGTCGTTACATCCGCCGCCTCGATCGGGCT
This sequence is a window from Bacillus sp. SB49. Protein-coding genes within it:
- the moaC gene encoding cyclic pyranopterin monophosphate synthase MoaC → MAEFSHFNEQGRARMVDISEKNDTVRTAVARTSVEVKEEIYEKITNQTMAKGDVLAVAQVAGIMAAKKTSDWIPMCHPLSLKGIDVFFDWETGETKKLLIEVSVKTKGSTGVEMEALTAASATALTVYDMCKAVDKGMVIGPTYLAEKTGGKNGDYRRNDE
- a CDS encoding redox-sensing transcriptional repressor Rex, producing the protein MDIEQAKIPQATAKRLPLYYRFLNNLHSQGKLRVSSKELSEAVKVDSATIRRDFSYFGALGKKGYGYNVEYLLSFFRKTLDQDETTRVALIGVGNLGTAFLNYNFTKNNNTKIEIAFDASENRIGSEVGGVEVHHIDDLEKKIGDLKVAILTVPASEAQAITDRLVEGGISGILNFTPARINVPSDVRVHHIDLAIELQALVYFLKHYPLDGKIED
- a CDS encoding SDR family oxidoreductase, whose protein sequence is MGRLDNKVAVVTGSATGIGAATVKLFAKEGATVVCADINVDAVKKTVDEIHNEGGEAETYTLDVSKEDSVSAFADYLKKTYGNIDVLFNNAGIDEEGGKVHEYPVDLFDRIIAVDLRGTFLTSKYLLPLMMDNGGSIINTSSMSGRAADLDRSGYNAAKGGITNFTRAMAIDYARDGIRVNSIAPGTIETPLVDGLAGSKEDKEGQEFRDANKWITPLGRLGSPDEIASVALFLASDDSSYVTGEDITVDGGIMAYTWPGKMLIDKKWKEETE
- a CDS encoding MDR family MFS transporter, giving the protein MKRLPNKWLVVVSVLFGTFTVILNNSMLNPILPRFIEIFDSNAVSVGWILTIFMVAMGMTMPLTGYFGDRFGKKKVYLSGLCLFLVGSLCGFFSSTLSMVIVSRAIQGIAGGLMLPIAMALIFQSFPRHERGLAVGVYGIAAMVAPAIGPTIGGFLIQYVDWPWLFALNIPFGLTGLVLSSKYLERTETHPEKKFDLVGFLIVSLGIGGLLFALGRGRTLDHLLDPINIVLIVVGLAAVVLFVFYENRQDDPLLNLSVFRVPTYAASIVVTSAASIGLFSGIFLLPLLIQNVYGWSEVMTGLLFLPAAAASGVFMSLGGRILDKKGPRYVVPPGLAIMAAATFALGFLHLSTPYWLILLLNTVRGVGMGMGNMPATTSGMNSIPDHLVAQGSAMNNIIRQMSSSIGIVFFSVYYEVRRAQIQAASDIDLQAATLQTLNEAFLVSGVVLVLAIPFSFILKGAQDDSKE